In the Sphingobacterium sp. PCS056 genome, GTAGAAGCAACTCAAGAAATTCGTCTGCTTGAAGGTTACCAAGATATTCCTATTATCGGGATTACAGCGGGTAACATTCGTGGTGAAAGAGAAAGATGCCTAGAAGCGGGAATGTCAGATTTTCTTCCGAAACCTTTACGACAACAAGAGCTGTATGCTGTGCTGCAGAATTTTATTGAAACTACGCCCATTGAGGATCAAAGCGACATGGGCATGGATGGACGAGTAGATATCCAGGCACTGACTGAGCGGATCGACGACGATCCTAGCTTTAAATCTTTCTTTCTTAATCTGGTGATCAAAGAGCTGCAGCAGGCAACGACGCAACTCAAAAGCGCCAGAGCAGCTGATGACAGTCAACATATGCGTATTGTGCTGCATAAATTGAGGGGCACGACTTCTACCGCGGGTCTAATCAAACTGGCCAAGCTAACGGCCGATATGGAAAAAGAATTGACATCGATCGCACAATCCCTGCCTTTGTTGGATCAGATCGAGCGAGAAATTGAAATTGGAATATATTTAATAACTAAACTTTTAAACGAGCAATAGTATGTTGATTTTAATTGCTGAAGATGACGAATTGATCTTGCGCACGATCGAACATAAACTGGTAAAAGAGGGCCATACTGTTATTTTGACACGAAATGGTAAGGAGGCAATCGAAAAATTACAAGAGCTGGATATTGATCTTGTGGTGACCGATATCATGATGCCTTTTGCCTCTGGAATAGAAATTCTTTCGGCGATCCGATCATTTGGCAAAAAAACTCCTGTCATCGTGCTTTCGAGCATGGGGCAGGAAGAAGTCGTGATCGATGCGTTTGATCTGGGAGCTGCGGATTTTATGGTCAAGCCTTTCAGTCCAAACGAGCTGCTTTTGCGTATCAAACGTTTAAAAAGTTAATCTATACAGATAGGCCATGGTACACCAAATCACCTTAAATGAACTTGTTATCGCGATTATAATCGTCTTTATGATGGTTATGGTCATGATCATCGCGGTACTTTTATATAGTTTATATCAGTATCGGATATTGCACAATAGGCAGATTTGGACCCGTATCATTGAAAACAAGATTATCGAATCGATTGTTGGTGGTCATCAAGCGATAGCAGATGATCAATCTTTCAATAGCAATCTCCGAAAATATGCTTTTCGTGACCTTTTCTTAGGCTTATTGGTCACTTCTGAACGAAAATTTTCTGGTGCTGCCCGTCAGGAGATCAGCTTTCTCTTTCACCAGTATCACTTAGAAAAGGAGGCCTGGAAAAATCTTAAAAAGAAAAAAAACTACCTTGTGGTAGCGGGTATTCAAGAGCTTTCGGCGATGGGTGTAACACGTGCGCTCTCTGTATTTACATCATTGCTCAAACATTCGGATCGGCTTATCTATCAAGAAGCACAATATGCGGTCCTCACGTTTAAGGGATTTGAGGGCTTATCTTTTTTAAATACGCTGCATTCACCACTTTCTGACTGGCAGCAACTGCGTTTGCTACATTCGATAACGGAAATACCGGATTCACATGACCTGAGTCCCGCCTTATGGTTGGAGAGTAGCAATATCACAGTGATTGTTTTCACCTTTCGCTTGATACGGAAATTTCAGCTGCTCACTTTTTACAATGCAGTTTTGAAACTGTTAGATCATGATCATGTGCATGTTAGGAGGGAAGCCGTCAGAACACTGGAGTCATTGGAAAATGATGATACCGCCCATCAGTTGACAACATCATTCCCGCAGCAGCCGCTACCGGTACAGCTGGAGATATTAAAGGCATTGAAAATATCTAAAAGTATGGAGTGTCTGGCATTTCTGAAGCAGCAGTTTTTGGAACATCCGGATAATGCCATCAAAATCGCTGCTGCTGAAGTGATGGTCTGCCTGGGTCAAGAGCAGTACCTCACGGATATGGCTCTGGACAGTAACACGGCCTTGCGTTTTAAACAGATTGTCAACCATGCTTTGCAGAAAAAGATATGTTAGAATTTGCTCATATTGTCTATGAAGTCGTCATCTGGATATTTTTGGTGTATTCAGCGGCTATATTTTTGATTTATAGCTGGATAGGATTGTATGCTTATGGAGCAGTATCCCGATATAAAAACGATAATACGTTTACCGACTATAATTTGATTGCCACCAATGCCAATGCGCCTAATTTTAGCGTGATCGCACCCGCCTACAATGAAGGCATGACCGTGGTTGAAAATGTACGTTCGCTCCTGTCTCTATATTACCACAATCTGGAAATTATCATCGTCAATGATGGGAGCCGGGACGACTCGATGGACAAGCTCATCGCGGCATATGAGCTTGAATCGGTTCCTTTTTTTATACAGGGAAATATCGAAACCAAGGCCATAAAAGGCATCTACAAAAGTAAAAATTCGGCTTTTAAAAAGCTGATCGTGGTAGATAAGGAAAATGGCGGTAAGGCCGATGCGCTCAATGTTGGGGTCAATATATCATCTGGGGATTATATCGTCTGTATCGATGTCGATTGTATCTTAGAACAGGACGCATTATTGAAGCTGGCAAAGCCATTTTTGGAACAAACCGATAAACGTGTCATCGCTTGTGGAGGTGTGATTCGTCTGGCCAATAATTGCAAAATCGAAAATGGCAAAGTCGTCGATATCAATTTACCGCAGTCATGGCTTGGACGTACCCAAGCGCTAGAATATATCAGAGCCTTTGTTTTGGGCAGAATGGCCTGGTCCAGGGCGTCAGGTCTTATCTTGATCTCAGGAGCATTTGGAGCCTTTGATAAACAGATCGTGCTTGCTTGCGGTGGATATGATAGCCAGACCGTTGGTGAAGACATCGAGCTCGTCGTGCGCATGCGCCGATATATGGAAGAAGAAAAACTTCCTTATGAAGTTGTCAATATTCCCGATCCGCTCTGTTGGACAGAGGTGCCGGAGTCCAAAGAGGTCTTGAAAAAACAGCGCAATCGCTGGATGCGAGGTACGATGGAGACCTTATGGAAGCACCGCAAACTCATGTTTAATCCCAAATATGGAAAACTCGGGATGCTCAGTATTCCCTATTGGTTTTTCTTTGAGTTTCTAGGTCCTCTGATCGAATTTTTTGGCTATATCGTCTTTATTGTTTTCTTTTTTTTGGGCATCATTAATTGGACTTTTTTCTTTGCCCTATTTGCCCTGGTTATTTCCTCTGGTATCTTGTACTCGATATATGCGATATTAGTTGACTTGGTCAGTCACCAAGTTTACAGCAAGAAACAGGATCTTTCGAAATTAATTACAACGGCTATTTTAGAGCCATTTTACTTTCATCCCCTCATTGTCTGTGCCGCTGTGCGCGGTTCATTGGATTATTTTCGAAAGCAGCATAGTTGGGGAGATATGAAGCGCCAGGGTTTTCAACAGGCAGCACCTGATGCATCTTTTCTAAAGCGCGTAGGTATGCAGCTCGTGATAGGATTGAAAAATTATGGAATCATTGCACTTGTATTTTTAGGGCTGTTCCTGTTTTCGGTCGGTGTCGAATGGTGGTGGTATGGTAGACAGTTTGCACAATTAAATCATCATCCAGGTATCGTCCAACTTGTATTGGACAACCTGGCTTTGGCTTTTGAGGTATTGGCTGTGGGTGGTCTGATCTATCTGATCCTGCAGTTTGTCAGTATCCCCTTGGCTAGGTTGCAAGCGCATCTACTCCTGACATTGGTCGTCGTGATGCAATATGTCTTGTTTCTTTACTTTGCAGAATCTCGCAATTTGCTTGGAGCTGATCTATTTTATTACAATACCGCCGATCTGATGCAGATCTTACAAGCGAGCGGTATGTTGAGCATCACCAATGTCGCCTTACTGATTTTATTGGTAGTAGGTACCTATATTACTTTTTGGCTAGCGTCAAGAAAACCGCTGAAGACGATTTATGTCAGTATCACTGTATTTATACTGGGGCTGGCGGCAAGTGGTTTACCGCTCGATTATTTTAAGCGTTTTTCAGCAGGTGGAGATGAGTTTGTCCAAAATTCGGTGCGAAGTAAATGGCGTTATTTTTTAAAGTCAAATGTGACCAACTATCTCGATGAGCATCCGGGCATGCTGGCTTTTGGTGCCCAAGATGATGCTGTAGGAAGCAATGAAAGTTTTCCTTTTCTCCATGATGAGGATACCAAAGATATGTTGGGTCCTTATTTTGAAAAAGCAGCAGCAGCACCCAATCTCGTCATCATCATCGTCGAGGGGTTGGGGCATTCTTACAGTTCTCCGGCTGGATATATTGGAAATTTTACGCCTTTTATTGATGATCTGAAAAAGAGTTCGTTGTATTGGGATAATAATCTAAGCTCTTCAGGACGGACTTTTTCGGTCCTTTCGACCTTAACGGGCTCATTGCCCTTTGCTTCTCATGGCTTCTTAGAACAAGATACCTTGCCCAAGCATTTCAGTCTATTTAATATCTTACAGGCCAATGATTTTAACACCGGTTTTTTCTATGGTGGCGATGCTCATTTTGATTTCATGCAAAAATACATGGACAGTAATCAGATCGATACCTTAATTGATCAAAAAGCATTTCGTGCCCCTTACAAAAAACTTCCGGAGAAAGGGGGTGAAAGCTGGGGATATGAAGATCAGGCCGTCTTTAATAAATTGTTGGAAGTACAGCAGGTGCAGTCAAAACCCTATTTTCATGTCCTGTTGACCTTATCAACGCACAATCCATTTTTGATCAATAATGCTGCTTACTATGAACAGCTTTTTGATCAGCGAATGGCGACACAAACACTCACGGCAGATCAACGAAAGTGGGCATTGGAAAATCGAACCCAATTGGTTTCTGTTTTAAATCTGGATGATGCCATGAGTCAATTTTTTAAAGCTTATCAGCGAAGAGCTGATTACGGCAATACCATCTTTGTGATTACGGGTGACCATGCCATGCCCGAGATTCCATTGGAGAGCAAGATCGATCGTTATCATGTTCCCCTGATCATTTATTCACCTTTGCTAAAAGCGGGCCATACCTTTCATAATAAGGTGAGTCACTTTGATGTCACACCATCACTGCTAGCCTACTACAGAGAAAACTATGGAGTTCATACTCCTAAGCAGGTCACGTGGATAGGAAAGGGTTTAGAGATCGGCACCTCTGCTAAAAGTAACGGTGCTGCGATGATGCAGAGCAAAAATCAATTGATAGACTTTGTCTATGGCGACTACCATCTGTCAGATGGACAGTTGTATCAATTGGATGCGCATATGAATGAGGAACCTATTGTGGATGAGTCTTCAAGAGAACTGCTTTCTAAGCGCTTTAATACTTTTAAAAATAACAATAAAAGATTTTATACCAGCAAACAATTGTTTCCCGATAGTATTTATACGAATTATTTCAAACAAGCGATATCAAAACCTTAAAAGGTTTTGATATAGCCCAATGTGACGTCGATTTGATTGCCTTTCTCACCTAATCTAAATTCTTGATTGTAGTAGGTTGAAGAAATGGAAAAGAGATTGGTCCGATTGATGGAGAAGTTATATTCGGCACCGACTTTAAACGTTTTCAATTTGTAATTAGAAATTTCCAAAAGATTATTTCTGTTTTCTTCAGGGCTTAGACCCGTGCCGATAATAAATCCCAAATAGTCATTTGCCCCTTTGGTATAGTAACGTACTGTACCTGCATAGGATTGCGAGATATTCTGGTGACTAGGAGTCAAATAGGTCTTTAAATTGAACCAAAAGTTTTGATAGTATTTGCCTATAGATGCTGTATACATCCAGATATTGTCTGTAAAGTAAAGCTGTCTGTACCCAATCTCGCCTTCAAAACTATGGGGTAGGTTGGCGTATAAAGATACGCCAGTTCTATATTTTGGAAATATGCCTACGTTATTTGAATATCCACCTGCCACATAGAGGTAAAACATCTTGGACAATCTGGGATACGCTTCTACTTCAAACTGAACCCCATTTTCAGCAAATTTATTGGCATAGTTAGTTCTGAAAATAACAGAACCCAACGGCGTTGCTCTTTTATAACTCAGCGCTACGATGTGCCAGTCATGATCAAACTGTTTGTCAAAGTGGACAAAATTATAATTGAGGCCTATGGCATTCTTAGCGGTGTACTCTTGTATATTTTTGGCCAGTGCTCTTGCCTCAGCATGCTTAGGATTTAATTGTAACAACTGGTTTACTGATTGTTCGGCACTTGCATAGGCATTGTTGCTGTAGGCTACTTTTGCCTTTAACAGAAGCAGGTCCTGTGAAGTCGGATGAAAGGAAAGACCTTGGTCGATCAGTTCAATAGCTTGTGCAGGTTGATCATTCCAATAGACAAACGATGCATACGCCAAGTAGAAATCTTCATCTTGAACATGGGATCTATGGAGCTGTTCAAATACAGACCGAGCTGAATCGGTTTGATCAGACCAGGTGTAAAGCCGTCCTAAAAAAATCCGTATATCGGTATAATCTGGAGCCTGCTGTAATGCCTGCTTACTGATTTTTATGGCCTCGGCATAATTTTTTTGATCAAAGGCAACGGTACGAGCTTTTACAAAAAGTTCATCTGCGGTTAGTGTTTTTTCCTGACAAAAGCTTGATAATGGTCCCATCAGTAAGCCAAATAACATGTAAACAAGTTTATTCATCTTAAATCAAATTTTTTAGATATTAGGATAGATATATTTAATAACTAAAGTTAGTAAAATTTGTTTATCAATTTATCAATACTTGCTCCTTATGCACGAGGATTCTGTTATTTTAATACGGTTAGGTTAAGGCCTGCTCACTAATCTGATTTCGAGTATTTTATGGCTCTTAGCTGAGCCTGATCCAGCCACCTTAATCTTTAATTCGCTGGCTGTTAATAGCTTCTGTGCCAGTGTAAATCGCACCGTCTTAATACCTGGTGTGCCAGCTTCTGTTGACAATGTGCCTGTTTGCGTATCGTTGACCCATATCTCCGTTGCTCGTGCTGCTTGTTCATCCACATATTTGATATAGATATCAGCTGTCTGGTTACGCTCTTTTTTCATCATGTAACTAAACCAGCCCTCCGCTTCACGCCAACGGGTATCGTCAAATACGCCCGCAACACTGTTTTGTTGTTGAATAAAATGATCGGACTCAGGTTGTTGCTCTCCACAGACGACCTTATCTAGGGTCAAAGCATCTAATTTTAAACTTTCCAGCTCGTCACGTTCCATTTTTTCCTGTAATTCGGCCAGTTCTTTTTCGGTTGCCTGTGGCCAATAAATGATATAGCGGCTATCGTGTATTTTGTAAAAGGGTTCAAGTTCCATGCTGATGTGCTCTTTTCCTAATCGCAGTCCTGCTAATGAAAAGTGCAAAGGCTTTGCAGCAATAGGTTTAACCAGGTTCGGGATCTCGGATGGATCAGTTGTTAAGATCGGTAAATCGGAAGACGGTATCTGCCTGCCTTTGGCGACATGGCCCATTCGGCTGTCGTCAGCACGTAAATCGGGTAATATTTCCGTAGCTACACGTGCGCCCAATACAATAGGACCATAGAGCAGGCTATAATAATTGCTCCGATCCGGCAGCTGTTCGGTACGGATAGCCATAGGAAGCTCAATATCTACGCGATCACCTTTTTTCCATTTACGTTTGATCGATAGCATATCTTGATCCTGTTCTGTGATCTGATACACCTGACCATTGATCCGTACTGTTGGAGCCTCCTTTAACCAGATCGGTTTCCGTATGTGCAATGTAAAAGTCGATGTTTTTTGTTTAGGATGGATAATAAGGCGTGTACTGGCTTGTTCTGGATAATTATTTTCCTGTACCACTTCGACTCCTTGCTCACGCCAGTTTAATCGGGAGGGGATAAAGAGATTGACATAGAGCTGATCATCTTGGTGTGCATAGATCATTTCACCATATTTAGCATGGTTTTCTATGCCCGATCCCACACAGCACCACATGCTGGTATGCGGCTGCGAATATACCCTGTAATGTCCTGGACGAATTTGTGTAAAGTAAACAAAACCTCCATGCTCTGGATGTTGGCTGGATAAGATATGATTATATAAGCTTCGCTCGTAATAATCGAGGTATTTGCCTTGCGGATCTGTTTGGTGAAGCATTTTTGTCAACCGGAGCATATTGTAGGTATTGCAGGTTTCGGGTCCTTCAATGCTGTGGACCATTTTGGAAAAATCATCCGTCGGGTTAAAATGTTCACTGACACTGTTACCACCGATGGAGATCGAACGTTTGGATACAACAAGTTCCCAAAAGTAGCGCGCAGCATCTTCCCAAGTTTCATCCTGTGCTATATCTGCGATCCTTTTAAACCCCAGCACTTTTGGAATTTGGGTGTTGGCATGCTTGCCGGTCAATTGATCTTGATGTTGGATCAACGGGGTCAAGATCTCCTGATGGCTGAACTTGCGGGCTAGTGTCAGATAAGCTGGATTTTGCGTGATGGCAGCCACATCGGCAAATGTTTCGTTCAGTCCGCCATGTTCACTCCGCAACATATCCTGAATCTGCTTATCCGACAACTGCTGGACAAGCCTAATCGCCCAGTCTGTCATTTTGATCAGCATATCTTTAGCCTCTTTATTGCCGGTTAACAAGTAAGCATCACGTAAGCCTGCATAAGTCTTATGAATATTGTATAAGGGCACCCATTTGCCGTTTAAGTTGAAACCGCCGGCTTGAATATTTCCCTGCCTAATTTCTTCCCAGATCACCTGACCTCCAGGTACTCCACCAATGTATCCATTTCCATTTGCATCTTGACATTGTTTGAGGGTAGACAACATGTAATCCAATCTTCTTTTGATCTGTAAATCACCTGTAGACGCATACATATGAGCCAAGGCAGAAATATAGTGTCCACCGATATGACCGTCCAGTCCTGTATTTTCCCAATTGGTATAGGATTCTTTCTTTTGTGGTAGACCAGCTTCTCTAAGGAAAGGAGCCAGTAGACGATCTGCATCAAGTGTCAATAGATAAGTTAAATCCAGATCTTCAGCATGCTTGAAAGGTCCAGGGAGCAGACGTACATCTTTGAGATCAAAATAGGACAATACCGGTTTTGTCTGTGCTGATAATTCAGCAGTACAGATGACCATACAGGTGAGATAGGAAAGGATGCTCTTCAGCTTCATAACAATTCGGGTTTAGGTGATACCATTGGAGACAACGGTTTGCAGTAAATTAAATGTTATTTATACATTTATTTGATTAGAAAAAATAATTGGCTATGCTAACGTAGGTGTTACCATTAATCGTTAATAGACCAACTTGGCAAATAGCTTAAAAAAGACATGATTTTTTCTTTGTAGATATCTTTGTTCAAGCGGAAGTAGAAAGCTCCTTTTTTAGAGTTTTCTTTATCTTTTTCCTTGAGCTTAATGATCAGTTCTGAGGAAAGCAATTTACGGCTAAAATTTCGGGTATCGAGCTCGGTATCATATACGCCTTCGTAAAGGGATACAATCTGCGGAATCGTAAATTTCTCGGGCAAGAGTTCAAATAGAATAGGGTAAAGAGCTGCCTTGGCACGAAGTTCCCGTTTAGCTTTTTCAATCATCTGCTCGTGGTCAAAAATCAGTTGCGGCAGTTCTTTGAGCGGAAACCAACGTGCTTCAAATTCCTCACTGATGATATGTTTATATTGGTGGGTATCGATCAGCGCAAAATGTGCGATACTCACTACGCGTCCATATTTTTCACGGTTAGGATCTCCAAAGATACCACAGTCTTCCATATAGACATCTTCTAACCCTGTGAGCTTTTTTAATATGCGTGAAGCAGCCTGCTGGGGATTTTCATCGGGTTGAACAAATCCGCCCATTAAGCTCCATTTATTTCGTTCGGGCTCAAATCCTCGTTTTATCAGCAGAATTTCTAAAGATTCTCCATTAAATCCAAAAATAATACAGTCCACAGCTAATAATAAGCTTGGTTCGTTTTTGTAAAAATCCATCATTGATTACTCTCGTTTTATAATTAATTAGTGATACAAAATGTCTCGTATCTGTTACAATATCTAAAATGTTTCATAAAAAAACACATTTTTCTACCTATTTAATTGATTAGCTTATCAAAGCAGGTAACTATTTATTCCTATTGCAATACAAATCAACGAAAAAAAAATTAAAATTTCATTTTTTAAAAAAATAAATGTTAATTTGACATTAATTACTTTAAATACCGGATCGTATGATGGATTCAGAAAGGGGATTAAAGTATAACAGATTATAAATCAATATTATAAACCAAAACTACAAATAATGAGCAAAGCATATGTGATCGGCTTAGATTATGGAAGTGATTCCGTTCGATCGGTTTTAGTAGATGCAGCGAATGGCGAGGAGCTATCTAGTGCAGTGTTCTACTATCCGCGATGGAACAGTGGCAAATTTTGTGATCCGATGACTAACCAATTTAGACAGCACCCCTTAGACTATATCGAGGGTTTGGAATCTACCATTAAATCCTGCCTTGAAAAAGTGGGTAATCCTGATATTGCCAAAGCTGTGAAAGCGATTTCTGTTGATTCAACAGGATCTACACCAGTAGCTGTGGATGAACGCGGGGTACCGCTTGCTTTATCCGAACGCTTTGCTGACAATCCAAACGCGATGTTTGTGCTTTGGAAAGACCATACGGCAGTGAAGGAAGCTCAGGAGATCAATGATCATGCAAAAAAATACGATCCCGATTATTTAAAATATGTGGGCGGAATCTATTCTTCAGAATGGTTTTGGGCAAAATTGCTTCATGTACTGCGTAAAGATCAGGAGGTGCGCGATGCCCTCTATACTTGGGTCGAGCACTGTGATTATATCCCATTTTTACTAACGGGCGGTACGCATGCGCAAGATATTAAGCGTAGTGTCTGTGCTGCAGGACATAAGTCTTTGTGGGCAGCTGATTTTGGAGGTCTTCCGCCGAATCAATTTTTTGCTGAATTGGATCCGGTATTAGACGGCCTTGTGGATCGTTTATTTAGCAATACTTATACTTCTGCACAATCTGCTGGCACGCTCTCTGAAGAATGGGCAAACCGATTGGGGCTGTCTACTGATGTCGTGGTGGGTGTAGGTGCTTTCGACTGCCATATGGGAGCCGTAGGTGGACAGATCGAACCTTATTACTTAAGTAAAGTGATGGGAACTTCGACTTGTGATATGCTGGTGGCACCTCCTGATGAAGTGGGCGATACCTTGGTAAGAGGAATCTGTGGGCAGGTCGATGGGTCGATTATCCCAGGTATGATCGGTATGGAAGCGGGTCAATCTGCTTTTGGAGATGCTTATGCTTGGTTCAAGCAGGTGTTATCATGGCCTGTCACAAATCTGATCGGACAGTGTGAAGATATCTCTCCCGAAGATAAAGCGAAGATTGCAAACCTGATCGACACACAGTTGATCCCAGAATTAAGTAAGAAAGCAGCAGAACTGCCTGTGACCGAGTCTTCGGAATTGGCGATTGACTGGTTCAATGGACGTCGTACACCTGATGCCGATCAAACATTAAAGGGTGCTTTGTCTGGTCTTCATCTCGGAACTGATGCTGTGCGAATCTTTCGTTCTATTGTCGAAGCAACTTGCTTTGGAGCTAAAAGCATAGCCGATCGGTTTGTCGAGCAGGGTATTCCGGTAAAAGGATTGATCGGTCTTGGTGGCGTCGCTAAAAAATCTGCTTACATCATGCAGACAATGGCCGATGTGATGAATATGCCGATCCGCATCCATAAATCCGAACAGACCTGTGCTCTTGGAGCTGCCATGTTTGCGGCTACGGCGGCGGGTCTATATCCTAAGGTGGAAGATGCGATGGAAGCGATGGGACAGGGCTTCGAGAAAACGTACGAACCTCGTGCCGAAATGGTTGCCATCTATGCCAAACGATACGAACAGTATAAGCAACTGGGTGCATTTATCGAGCAAAACTAAGTGAGCGACTGTCTGAGGCATCGTCTCAGCGGTCTTTGCTGTCATTATAATTTTTAATTTTTTTTTGAAACTTTAGCATCATGAGTTATACATCCATAAAAGAAGAAGCCTATCAGTGCAACATGCAATTGCCGAAATTGGGATTGGTCCTTTTTACCTTTGGTAATGTAAGTGTCGCGGATCGTGATCAGGCTGTATTTGCCATTAAACCCAGCGGGGTTCCGTATGAGGAATTGACGCCGGATCATATGGTGATCGTTGATTTTGATGGTCAGGTCGTCGAAGGTAAACTGAGACCTTCGTCGGATACTAAGACCCACGCAGTCCTCTATAAACACTGGGAAGGGATCGGCGGTATCACACATACCCATTCGACATATGCCACAGCTTGGGCACAGAGCCAACGCGATATTCCTATTTTTGGAACGACCCATGCGGATCACCTGACCTCCGACATCCCGTGTGCCGCTCCGATGGATGATCATATGATCGCGGGCAACTATGAGTATGAAACCGGATTTCAAATTATGAATCATTTTAATAAACTTCAACTGGACTACAAGGAAGTCGAAATGATTCTAGTTGGTAACCATGCCCCATTTACCTGGGGAAAAACGGGAGCCAAATCGGTCTATAACAGTGCGGTATTGGAAACTGTCGCACAGATGGCACTCCTGACCGAGCAGATCAATCCCAAGGCGCCACGTCTAAAAGATGCTTTGATTAAAAAACATTACGAACGTAAGCACGGTGGTGCAGCGTACTATGGTCAAGAATAAATCATATCAATAATCAACTATAAACTAAATAAAATTGAAAGGAGATTGGATCTACAACCAATCCGATAAACGCTAAAATATGAATATCGATTTAAATAAATTGGAAGTTTGGTTCGTCACAGGGAGCCAGGATTTATATGGTGAAGAAACCTTAAAACAGGTTGCGCTACATGCTGAAGAAGTGGCACAGTATTTTTCTGCGCACAGCCAAATTCCTGTGCAGGTTGTCTACAAACCTATCGTGAAAAATGGTGAAGAAATCTACCATACGTTGACCGCAGCAAATGCTGCTGTGAATTGTATCGGGGTGGTCACTTGGATGCATACTTTTTCACCTGCTAAAATGTGGATCAGAGGATTGCAGGCTTTGCAGAAACCATTATTGCATCTGCATACGCAATACAATCGGGATATTCCATGGAGTACCATGGATATGGATTTTATGAACCTAAACCAAAGTGCGCACGGTGATCGTGAATTTGGTCATATTGTCACCCGTTTAAATATCGGCAGAAAAGTAGTGACTGGACATTGGCAGGATGAAGAAGTGATCGCGCGTATCCAAGTATGGGTACGCGCAGCAGCAGCTTGGCACGACTGGCAAGGCGCTAAATTTGTTCGTTTTGGCGATAATATGCGTTACGTCGCAGTTACCGATGGGGATAAAGTATCTGCAGAGACACAATTTGGTTTCTCTGTCAATACTTATGCTGTTGGTGATCTTGTTGCGATCGTCAATGCGGTCTCAGCATCACAAATCAATACTTTACTCGAGGAGTATGAGGCGACCTATGATCTGGCGCCCAATGTCATGGAGGGCGGAGAGCAACGTCAAAGTTTGGTGGAAGCAGCCCGTATCGAAATTGGATTAAGAACGTTTTTAGAAGCGGGGAACTATAAAGGTTTTACCGATACATTTGAAGATCTG is a window encoding:
- the araA gene encoding L-arabinose isomerase, with product MNIDLNKLEVWFVTGSQDLYGEETLKQVALHAEEVAQYFSAHSQIPVQVVYKPIVKNGEEIYHTLTAANAAVNCIGVVTWMHTFSPAKMWIRGLQALQKPLLHLHTQYNRDIPWSTMDMDFMNLNQSAHGDREFGHIVTRLNIGRKVVTGHWQDEEVIARIQVWVRAAAAWHDWQGAKFVRFGDNMRYVAVTDGDKVSAETQFGFSVNTYAVGDLVAIVNAVSASQINTLLEEYEATYDLAPNVMEGGEQRQSLVEAARIEIGLRTFLEAGNYKGFTDTFEDLHGLVQLPGLAVQRLMAEGYGFAGEGDWKTPALVRACKVMGAGLPGTTAFMEDYTYHFDPQNEMVLGSHMLEVDPALAADKPRIEVHPLGIGGKADPARLVFDGLSGPALNASLIDLGTRFRLIVNKVVGVDVKEELPKLPVARVLWKPLPDMKTACSAWIYAGGAHHTAYSLSLTPEYLEDFARIAGLEYVAIDENTTLTHLENQLKWNELYFLMKK